GAACAGGCTCACCAGATAATGGTCCTGCTGCTCCAGCAATGATAGGAATATCTTCTCGCCCAGCTAAATCAATTAAATAGGCAGTATTTTTTACAGATTGCTCTTTTGGTGTATTTCCATATCCACTGACGATACCGACAATATTTATTTCAGGATTTAATAATGCATACATTATGGCAAAAGAATCATCAATTCCAGGGTCTGTAAACAAAAGCACATTATAAGCCATTCCCTCTCCCCCGTGTATCTTTAAATTTTAATTCTTCCATAAGAATATGCCGAAAATTGGATTGAAAGTACTATCAGCTGTAAGGCAAAATACTCAAAAAGAACCGACTCGAGTTCGTCGAATCGGTTTCTTTTTATGCTTCTTTTTTTACTTTTGGTGCCGCCTTTTTCCTCGGTGCTGCAGGCTTCTTCACTATCGTTTCCTTCTTCGCTGCTGTTTCTTTCCTAACTGCGGTTTCCTTTTTTAATACAGGTTCTTTTCTTCCAGCAGTTTCATTCCTTGGCTTTGTCCTATCAATGGACGCCTGCAGGGCAGCCATTAAATCGGTAACATTTGAAGGTGTCTCTTTTGCGGTTGGAGTCACGGTTTCTTGTCCAGTACGTTTTGCCTCGATTAATTCAAGTAATGCCGTTCGATATTCATCTGTATATTTTTCAGGCTCAAATTCAGATGTTAATTGGTCAATTAGCATAATCGCTGTAACTAATTCTTTTTCTGTTACTTTATCTTCAGCTGGAACATTGGGAACATCAGCTGCACGGCGAACCTCATCTGGAAAATGGATCGTTTCCATTACCAATGTATTATCATATACACGAATAACTGCCATTTGCTCTTTTGATCGAATAATGATTTTTGCGATTCCCACTTTTTGTGATTCCTGAAGTGCTTTTCGGAGCAAAGAATAGGCTTTACTTCCACCTTCATTTGGTGACATATAATAACTCCGATCAAAATAAATAGGGTCAATTTCCTCCATTTTGACGAAATCAATGATTTCTACAGCCTTCTCTTCATTTTCCTTGCGGAGCTTTTCGAGGTCCTCATGGTCAAGCACAACAAATTTACCTTTTGTATATTCATATGCCTTTACGATGTCCTCTGGCTTTACTTCCTCTTCACATACCGTGCATATCTTTTCATATTTAATCGGAGCATGGCATTTATTATGCAGGGTCCGAAGTTTAATGTCTTTATCCTCAGTCGCCGTATGAAGCTTTATAGGTATATTCACCAGCCCAAAACTAATGCTGCCTTTCCACATCGTATGCATAGCGTCATTCTCCAATCTTTTTGTTATTATTTTTGCTTTTCTTTATCCACTCCATTCCTAAAAACAATTGGTAAAGGATGAATCGTTATGGTTTGTAACAAAATAAAGAAAAAGAAAGGAAATACACTAATGAAACCGATGCTGCCAACACTAACCTTTGATTTAACAATTCAACCTGATTGGCTGTACGAGGTTAAATATGATGGGTTTCGGGCTATATTGAATTGGGATAAAAGCGGGATTACATTAACTAGCAGGAATGATAAGCCATTACTAGCACAGTTCTCGGAAATAAAGGAATACCTAGAATCTCACGAGGAGTTTTTTCAATCACACCTTCCCCTTCGCCTTGATGGTGAACTTGTATTTCTGGAAAGTCCCTATAAGGCAAACTTTTCTACCATCCAGATTCGCGGTAGAATGAAAGCAACTAAAAAAATTGCTGAACAAGCTGTTAAATCTCCTTGTCGCTTTATGGTCTTCGATATCCTTGTATTGGCTGGGAAAGCTATGCATTCGAAGCCGTTTGACAAACGGAAGGATGAGCTTTTTAACCTATTCAAACAACTTAGTCTTCCAATAGAAGCAGATCCATATAGTGATCATTTAATTCAGTTTGTAGTGGCACATACAGAGTTTAATAAGTTATGGGAAAATGTAGTATTACAGGATGGGGAAGGAATTATTGCTAAGCATAAAAATAGTCTTTGGGAGGAAGGAAAAAGGTCTTTACAATGGTTAAAATACAAAAACTGGAAATACGTCTCCTGTTTTATTACTTCCTTCGAAAAAACAAATGGATACTTTTATGTAGGAGTTTATAAAGAAGGGGAAATCCATGGAATTGGTCAAGTGCTTTTTGGTCTTAAGCCGGATGAAAAATCAGCACTTCAAAGTACCATCAAGCAAAATATGGTTCGTGAGGACAGTCAATTTATCTATGTTGACCCGGCTATTTGTTTAGAGGTTAAATATCTTGAGCTTTATGATAACCACCTGCGCGAGCCTCATTTTCATACCTTCCGCTTTGATTTAAAGCCGAAAGAATGTACATATGAACAATTTATTTTTAAACAAAAAAACTTACCTGAGGATTTGGATATTACGCATCCTGATAAGCCTCTATGGAAAAATCATGATATACAAAAGGCTGACTTTATTCTGTACTTAAGAGAAATTTCTCCTTATATGCTGCCTTTTTTAGAAAATAGGATTTTGACGGTTATTCGTTACCCTCATGGGATGTTTGGTGATCCTTTTTATCAAAAGAATTGTCCGGATTATGCCCCGGATTTTGTGCAGACACATCAGGCTGAAGGAATCGACTATATCGTTTGTAACAATTTAAAAACATTCATTTGGCTGGGAAATCAGCTGGCGATTGAATTCCATATCCCTTTTCAGACCATTCACAGTAAGGGAGCTAGTGAAATTGTCTTTGACTTAGATCCTCCCTCAAAAGACGAATTTCATTTGGCGGTAAAAGCAGCTTTGTTAATCAAAGAAGTCCTTGATCAATTAAATCTCATTGGATATATAAAGACATCAGGAAATAAAGGATTACAAATCTATCTGCCGCTCCCTGAGAATGTATATTCCTTTGAAGATACACGTCTATTCACGAGCTTTATTGCCGATTATTTAATTTCCAAGGATCCTGATTCGTTTACCATCGAACGTATGAAAAAAAATCGTGGAAACAGGCTTTACGTTGATTATGTGCAGCATAGTGAAGGGAAAACGATTGTGGCCCCATATTCCATGAGGGGAAATGAACATGCCGGGGTTGCCACACCGCTCTATTGGGAAGAAGTGAGTGATAAACTGAATCCTGTCCACTTTACGATGGAAAATGCTTTGAATCGGATTCGAAAACAAGGCGACCCATTTAAAAATTACTTTCAAACAAAATCTATTCAAGCCTTTGAGCCCGTGTTAGAAGTATTAAAAGCTAAGAAATAAATATCATAGTGACCGTTCCATTGTTACGAATCTGGTTTCGGTCACTATAGATCTCTTATAGTTACCGTTCTCTTGTTTCGAATCTAGCTTCGGTCACTATAGACAACTTATAGTTACTGTTCTCTTGTTTCGAATCTAGCTTCGGTCACTATGAGCCACTTATAGTTACCGTTCTCTTGTTTCAAATTTGCCTTCGGTCACTATAGACCTCTTATAGCGACCGTTCTCTTGTTTCAAATTTGCCTTCGGTCACTATAGACCTCTTATAGTGACCGTTTCCTTGTTATTAATCTTTTCGGTAACTATAAACCCCTCCATTTACCATCATTAACCCAAATTCATTTTCATCAAGCCCTTCGGTCACTCCAGTCTATCTACATTGATCAAAAAAGCAAAAGTCACATAGATAGAATCTCTATGTGACCTTCCCCATACTATTCTAATAGTTACTTTTACAATCCTGTACTCTTTAGATAGGCTTGAGCTTCTGCCTGAAGTTTTTCGTAGGTTTGCTGTTCAGCAAACTTTTCCTTCGAACTAACTTCAAAAGTTTTAAGACCCCATTCCACTTCTACCTTTGCTTGGTATAAGTATGTTGCATTTCCGATCAAATCAATATAATAATTCTCGTCATTTTCATGAACCACACATTGTACTTTACCGCCATTATTATATACATTTATGATTTCATCCACATTATTTAGGCCTTGTAGGCAAGTGACTAAAGAAGATGCTGACATTGCTGTACCACAAGCATTTGTAAAGCCTACCCCGCGTTCAAAAGTATTTACATAAATACTTCCCTCATCCAAAGATTTAACAAAGCTGACGTTGACGCCATCAGGGAATAACTCATTTGGATTATTTACCTTCTCACTTATATCTTTTTGCACTCCGGATGTCAATTGCTCTGTTTCCACAATCGAGATTAAATGTGGATTCGGCACCGCAAGCGCAGAAAATGTTAACTCCTGTGACAGCTCTGGGATATTTTCATTTATTAAGTTTGGTTCATTTAGATTCAATGGTAAATCACCCAGACGGAACGAAACGGGTGAAATTTCTACTTGGTAGGTGGTCACATTGGGATAGATATCTGCTTGCTTACTCACCTTTAAATCAGCCTTCATCGTTTCAATAACCGCTTCACTTAGCCCCCGCATTTCACAAATATATCTGGCAACCAACCGTAGACCGTTTCCACACATCGATGCCTCTGAACCATCAGTGTTAAATACCCTCATTCTTCCATCAGCACGATTGCTTTTCATAATAAAAAGAATACCATCTGCACCTAACTCTGAATTCCGATCACATAACAAAGTGGCAAGCTCTGCCCTTTCGTCTTCTGAGAAGGAATAAGAATTCGTTATTTCATCAATTAAGAGAAAATCATTTCCTGAACCATGACCTTTAATTAAATCAATCTGCACCACAAATACCTCCGCCATTTTTTAACTTATTCTATCAAATAATTGGCGAGAATAACACTGCCTTACCTCTCAATAAAATATTCATTTATCAAAAAGGACATCCTTAAAAGCTTGTCCTTTTCTGTTAAGTTCTCTGAAAGTGAAAGAACGGGAGTATTAGGTTCCGGGAATACACTACTCCATTCAACAGGCATCCACCCCCGTCTCAGCCGTCCGACTTGCTGCCTTGATTGACTGTAAACACGTTCATCCATATAATATGCAGAACCTTCAACTACGCCAATAAAAAGACCATTCTCATCCATCATTTCTATCTTACTTTTCAACAAAGATAGTTTTTCCTTTTCATAGCAGCCTACAAAGTTCATATTTCGATCATAAACCTCAATGACTATTCTCTTTAACTGCTTTATTTTATAAAATCCAACAATCTGGTCTAGATGATTATAAAGGGCATAAATCCTAGGTTTTCTAAACAAGAATAACCCTTTTTGCTTATATTTTTTAAACATTCCTGCCCGGTGTCCATCAGGAAAAAAGAGATGTAAACAGGGCTGTTGGTGGTTCATGAAAACAACAACAAGGTCTCTTGCTTCAAAAATATTTTGAAATTTGCTTTGAAGTTGCGTCATATTACGCTCGATTGACACAGATTGTCTCACCCTAAAAAGATAGATTTGAAAACTAATAAGGCTGTAAACAATAAAAGGTATCATTAATATCATAATCTGGTTATTTTGAAGATAATATAGATTCCCGACACCAATGATGATTGCAGGAACGAGCGCTGCTATGCTGCCATTTAAGGTAATATTGGCACTGCCACGGTAATATTCATGTATTTTCATCTAGAAAACTCCTTATCTGCCTCTCTTATCTTTATTCTATTAAACGTGAACAAAAAAAATGATAGGAGTTTTTTCGTTAAATTAGTAGAAAAAAAGAAGCCATTTAATGACCTCTTCATGAAAATTGCTATATACCAATCAAAATGGTCTTAAGAGGCAAGCTCTTTTTTCTTAAATACGAACACACTTAACCATAATAGGATAACAATGAGGAGGATGCCTATTAAACTAGCTGGCAGTGTATCATCAGGAAGGTTCCCTGTAGTTAACAAAGCACTTGCATAACTAGTTAACTGCGAAGGGCTCCACTCTAGTAAGTGAGAAAGTACCCCGCTAATAATACTCACCACCAGTACCAGTGCCAGCGATATGAAGGCTGCCATCCCTGGAGACAAGAGAGCTGAACTAAAAAATATGGTAACAGTTAATATGACAGTTAACCACACCCCATATAAAACTAACGATTGGAAAAATTCCCCGAATGCCACCCACTCAAATAACTGACCAGTATAATACCATGTTGATAGATACCCTATAAATAAAGAAAACCATACCAACAAAAGACTACCCGCCCATTTAGAAGTAATATAAGACAGATAGGAGACCGGTTTTACTAAAATCATGGCTGCCACTCCACTTTTTCGTTCACCAGCAATCACACCCATAGTACCTAGAACAATGATTAAAACTCCAAGTGTAGAGTATTGGCTGAGCCCGGAAGCTAAAACGGCTCCAGCCGTTGGAGGTGGTATATCAATAATCGCTTCTTCTGGCAGGCCGCCAAATGATTTTATGATTTGCGGTAAATAATAACTCGTTACCGGCTCTGATACGCCTAATAAGATAAAGGTAATGGGTACCCAAATCCATTTAAAATTCCTCCACATTTCAAGAATCTCTTTTTGAAAAAGTGTCATCCACTGGCTCATTTTCCCACCACCTTCATAAATACATCCTCAAGGGTCATACTGCTCATTTCAAATTTATCCAATTGCCAATCTTTTTCAAAAATCAGCTTTAAAAACTCTTTCCTGGCTAGCTCAACATTCGTAACAAATACACTAATTCGATTTCCATCTACCAAAATTGATTTAGTTAAGGAATGGTTTTTTAGAGTGCTCTCCATCTCCTCCGTTTTCTTTCGGAAGATCAAGTCGATTTTTGCCTGTTGGTGCCGCTCACGCAAGTTCACCATTGTCCCAGACTCAACAATTTCTCCATTATGTAGAAATAATATTTCATCACATACTTCCTCAGCATCATTCAGGATATGAGTAGAGAATAGTATTGTGGTCTCCTTCTTCAATCCCTCTAGAAGCTCGAGTACTTCTCTTCTTCCAAAAGGATCTAATGCAGAAACTGGTTCATCCAGCATGACTAACTGCGGACGGTGAATGATTGCCTGTGCAATGCCAAGCCTTTGTCTCATCCCGCCAGAATATTTACCTACTCTTCTATTTTTCGCATTGCTTATTCCAACAAGCTCCAGCAGCTCCAAGGATCGTTCCTTTGCTTCTTTACTTGTTAATCCTGCAAGTTTTCCCACATATTGAAGAAACTCCAATCCAGACATCCAGTCATAAAAAACCGGAAATTGTGGCAAATAGCCAATTAAATGGCGAATATCTCCATCCTTTTTAGCATCACTAAAGGTAATTGACCCTTCAGTTGGTTTCATCAAACCCGAAAGCATCCGCAGCGTTGTCGTTTTACCTGCCCCATTTGGACCTAAAAGGGCAATACACTTGCCCTTTTCTAGTTCAAAGTCAAGCCCCTTTATTACCTCATGACCTTGAAAAATCTTTTTTAGCCCTTTAATTTGGATGAGAGACATTAATCATTTCTCCTTCCAATCACAAAATAGAGAATTGGCCCAATAATATTTACAAACACAATAATAAATACCCATAAAAGCTTCGGACCATTTGTTTTTTCAATTCGGGATAAGTCTATAAATGATACGATTAATAAAATAAGTTGGATAATAAAGAGCGGCGCGATCAATCCCCAGTTAATCTCTTCTAATAAATCCATACTAATTCCCCCTTCTTTAACTTTGTATAATGATATGACGTTTGAACTATAAAAACGTTCAAAACCCAGCAATTTTTTTTTGCTGGGCTTGTTGGTCTATATTATTTAATTACTCTAAAGACTAATGGGAATCGATATTCATTTCCTTCATAAGCTTTTACTGCAGCGATGATAGTAAATACGAGGGCCATAATTCCCAAAATCCATAATAGGAAAATACCAACGATTAGGAAGACTAAGATTCCGGATATTACTGAATAAACAGTGTAAGAAATGAAAAAGTTAAAATATTCTCTTCCATGATAATTGATAAATGATGACTCATCCTTTTTTAATAACCATATAACAAGTGGACCTATAATCGGAAAAAAAAGACTAACAACATAGAGAATAGCCGCAAGCATTCTTTCTTCACTTTTTACCATTTCATGATTCCCCCAACTGAAAATTTTTTCTATCTTTCCCTAATACTTACGCTTATACCAGGAAAAGGTTTCGTAATTTTTTTAAAAATCACTTACTTTCCACTATCACTTCAACAGAACTGTTGATAAAATAGTAAAAATACTATTTTAAGTATGGGAAAGGTTAAATTATCATGAAAATACTTCTAAAAAATGCGAATGTCTATCCCATCACATCCCAGCCAATTCAAAACGGGGATGTCTTGGTTGAGAACGGAAAAATAATAAAAGTAGGAAAAAATCTTCTTGTTGATACAAATGTCAAAATCATTGAATGTAATAACCATTATCTTTTTCCCGGGTTTATTGATGTTCATACCCATTTAGGTTTATATGATGAAGGAACTGGATGGGCTGGTAATGATGCAAATGAGACGGCTGAAGCCATGACACCGCATATACGAGCCATTGATGGTGTCTATCCATTAGACCCCGCCTTTACCGATGCGATTAAAAGCGGTATCACAACTGCACATGTCATGCCAGGCAGTGCCAATGTCATTGGAGGAACCACATCTGTCATTAAAACAACGGGTAAAAATGTTAAAAAAATGATCATCCAGGAAATTGCAGGTCTAAAGCTTGCGCTGGGGGAAAATCCGAAAAGAATTCACAGTCAGGGAAATAATGACTCCATTACAAGAATGGGAATCATGGGAATGCTCAGGGAAGCTTTTTATAAAGCAATCCATACAGATACCCCTGATGATTTAAGAGTAGCTCCACTCGTTATGGCTTTAAAAAGAGAAATTCCTGTCAGAATTCATGCACATCGTGCTGATGATATTATTACCGCATTACGTCTTGCAGAGGAATTCAATCTAGATTTAAGAATTGAGCATTGTACTGAAGGACATTTAATTGCCAATGAGTTATCTGGAATCAATTTAAAAGTTTCTGTCGGACCAACCTTAACCAGAAGATCAAAAATTGAACTGAAAAACAAGACTTGGAAAACCTATCAAGAGCTTACTAATAACGGTGTCGAAGTCTCGATAACAACCGATCATCCTTATACCCCAATTCAATATTTAAATCTATGTGCGGGCATAGCCGTGCGTGAGGGTCTTTCCGAGCAAAATGCACTTGAGGGAATCACGATACTTCCAGCGAGGAACCTAAGGTTAGACACTCATTTGGGAAGCATAGATGCGGGAAAAGAAGCTGATTTAGTGCTATGGAGTCACCATCCGTTTCATTATTTAGCAAAACCAAAATGGACGATGATTGGCGGTGAAATCGTTTTCTCAGAAGAGTAGAAATATGTTGAAATTTGCCAATAAATAATCACGAAAAAACAACAAAAAACCTATTTATTTTTTTTATTTTTTCTTGTATGATACTCTAAGTGAGACCGAAAAAGGCCTGAAAATCTGGGGGTAAATCACATTATTTTTCATCAACAAAAAAAATGATATAGGGAAGGCAAATGGTGCGCCACCAGTAATACCTGGTTCTAGTGGGTTCGATTCCCACCCCGAAATTTTTTAGTTTATCTGAATAAAAAATTTCGAGGGTGGGCCGCTTCTTTAGACATGGAATCGGATTGCCCAATGGAGGGAAATTCAATGCTTAAGAAACGAGATCTTCATGAGAGCCATGTATTATTTGAACTAATGTCGCATCCAGATGTCTTTCCTTTTGTGCGTCAAAAATGTGATTCTTATGAAGAATTTATCTTTATGACAAAACAAACAATAGAAGCAGAAGAGCGCGGTGAATTGATTTCACGGACGATTCTGGATGAATGGGGTAACCCAATCGGAACCATTAATCTATTTGATATTGAAGATAATGCTGGATTTTTAGGCACATGGCTTGGTAAGCCTTACCATGGAAAAGGCTATAACAGCCCAGCAAAGGATGCTTTTTTCCAAGAAGTTTTTTATAACATGGGAATAGAAACCATCTTTATGAGGATTCGTAAGGTAAATATCAGGTCTATTAAGGCTGCCGAAAAACTCCCTTATGTTGTTAAAGCCAATGAAACTAGAAAATCACTTTATGACCAATTGAATGCAAATGGTGATGTGTACGATTTATATGAAATTCCTAAAGACCAATACTCCTTCTATCTCATGAGAAATGGTGCTGTACAAGAAGAACCTTCTCATTTGTTAGAAGCATAAGAAGCAACCGGCCATGGCCGATTGCTTCTTTTTTTGTTTTTATAAAGTATATTATTAATCCGTTACATCTTGTTCCATTCCTGAATTAACCTCACTAATACCCATGTGGAGCAAAAATTCTTCTAGTTCCTCATTCGTTAATGTTTCAAAACGACCATCATGAAAAAATACTTGAGTTTGATTTGGATTAATTCTATTCATGTTAAAACTCATTTTATTTTGCTCCTTTCATAGATGTGCTACATCTATTATCCACAAAAGGTATACAATTTATGCCACAAAATCGAATAGTTCAAAAATTGTAAAAAGGAAAGACTATAACGTTTCCTCCGTTTGTTGAGGTGTTTTTGCTTGATAATAGGCCTTCCCGAGTACATCCATTCCTCCTGTAACAGGAATAATACACCCAGTAATGAAGTCAGATTTCTCTTCAAGAAGAAAGGAAATTACTCTCGATATATCCTCCCCCGTTCCTTGGCGTCCAACTGGAACGTTTTCACTTAAGATGGAGTCTTCAATATCTTTCTCCTTCCATTGAGAGATGATATCCCCTGGGCAAACCATATTAGCGGTAATTCCAAAGTTCGCTTCCTCAATGGCAATGGTTCTAGTGAGTGATGCAAGTGCTGTCTTTGCAGCACTAAATGCCGATCGGTAGATCCAGCCTGGAGCTGTTTCCACTCTATCAAAACCCATTGTAATAATTCTTCCCCAGTGCTGCTTTCGCATAATTGGAATGATTACCTTGGATAAATAGAATACTGCATTTAAATTGCCATTTATTAAATAATTCCATTCATCGATTGAATACTCCGTCATTTTCTTTCTCTCGCGTACATATGGTCCTGCATTATGAATGACAACATCAATTGAGGAAAATTCCGACAAGACTTTTTCAACAATGTGCGTACAATCAGACTGATTTGCCACATCACCTTGAATGCAAATGATTTTATTCCCGAAATACTTTTCAAGCTCTTGTGATAAAAGAAAAGCTTCTTTTTTACTGTTTCGATAGTTAATCGCCAGCTGATAACCTTGTTCGGCAAGCTGCCAAGCAGTTTTTTCCCCTAGACCAGTAGCTCCCCCAGTAATTAAAGCCGTTTTTTTCTTCACGAGCCATTACCTCTCAATATAGTTTTTCTATACTATATGACTGACATGCATGTTATATATGCGAATATAAATGTTTCTGTTTATAACGCATAGCATCTTTATTGCATAGTATATGGTAGCAATGCCCAGTGAGAGTATACAGAAAGGGTGGGAAAATTATGTTTCCATGGAATTTATTTCCTTTTAATAAAGACATGAAGAATAAGCTTCAGCATATGAAACCAGATGAAATCGACCAATTTATTAAAGGCATTATGGGAAATGTAATGCCCTCTCAATCGGGTGGTGCCATAAATCCTCAAGACGTTGTGAATCATTTCAAATCCCATCCCTCTCAGCAGGGTAATACATTAAACTCTTCAGCCTTTGAAACGCATGATTCCGTATTCGTTAGAATACCAATTAAGGATGAATCACTCCTTAAAGATTTGCGGATTTATCATACTGCGAATCAGCTAATGGTGGAGCATATACCAGAGCGAGATGCTAAACATTCCATCACGCTCCCGGCAATGGTAAAAAAGAAAGGATCCACTGCTAAATATAAAGATGGAATACTTGAAATAAAATTAATAAAAGCATATGACATTCAATATTCGCAAATCGATGTTACAGAGATATAGAAAAAAGACAGCAATTACACTGCTGTCTTTACATCTCTAATGCCCTTCCATATCCATTCCTTCCATTGAATCCTTCGATTCATTTGGGTCCTCCGTTTCACTTGCTGTTCCAATAACAAATTCTTTCTTAGGCATATTGTGCATATCTCTAGCTGTTACGTGTGAAATAATATAATACGTTCCTTCTTGTGCGAACGACTTTTCTAAGCGATAGATTCCATCTTCAGCATGCTCGATTTTTACCTTTTCGTGGTTTTCATCCTTCGCACGCCAAATTTCAAATTTCACCTCGTCTGCGTCTTCAACATTCTCTTCTCCTTGTGTAACCTTTGCTTCAAAGATAATCGGTTCATTGGCTTGTCCATGCTCCGGGGTAACAGTCAACTTGACTTCTACAAACTCAGGCAACTCTTTTTCAGCTTGATTTTGATTGTCTTTGGTACCGCATGCACTGACGACCAATAAAGCTAAAATCAATAGACTTAGCAATTTAATTTTTTTCACGTTTAACTCTCCTTTATCAATTTCTCCATAATACCATTGTGGACATGGATAAGTGATACCTTAGCCTCATTTGAGATGGTCGACTGTGTGATTCTGCTAATAGCGGAATAGTATTTTTCAAATTTATTCTTCCGTATTCTCGGATGAGAGTTCTCATCAAGCAGTTCCCTTTTCACTGCCTCTGTTAAGGTCTCTTCACTGTTTCTATCACTGGCAGCTAGCATACGATTATTCCAAATCATTCGATATTCAGCTAGTAAT
This Neobacillus sp. YX16 DNA region includes the following protein-coding sequences:
- a CDS encoding Hsp20/alpha crystallin family protein, whose translation is MFPWNLFPFNKDMKNKLQHMKPDEIDQFIKGIMGNVMPSQSGGAINPQDVVNHFKSHPSQQGNTLNSSAFETHDSVFVRIPIKDESLLKDLRIYHTANQLMVEHIPERDAKHSITLPAMVKKKGSTAKYKDGILEIKLIKAYDIQYSQIDVTEI
- a CDS encoding FixH family protein; its protein translation is MKKIKLLSLLILALLVVSACGTKDNQNQAEKELPEFVEVKLTVTPEHGQANEPIIFEAKVTQGEENVEDADEVKFEIWRAKDENHEKVKIEHAEDGIYRLEKSFAQEGTYYIISHVTARDMHNMPKKEFVIGTASETEDPNESKDSMEGMDMEGH